tatgtaaaatcagttttgaataccttgaggggtgtagtttcttagatggggtcacttttagggagtttctcctcttggggtgcatcagggggcttcaaatgggacatggtgtcaaaaaaccagtccataaaaatcagccttccaaaaaccatatggtgcacctttcactctacgccccgctgtgtggccgtacagtagtttacggccacatattgggtgtttctgtaaacggcagagtcagggcaataaagatacagtcttgtttggctgttaacccttggtttgttagtggaaaaaatgggttaaaatgaaaaatttgacaaaaatatgaaattctcaaatttcctccccatttgccaataactcttgtgcaacacctaaagggttaacaatgtatgcaaaatcagttttgaataccttgaggggtgtagtttcttagatggggtcatttttgggtggtttctattatgtaagcctcgcaaagtgacttcagacctgaactggtcgctaaaaattgagtttttgtaaatttctgaaaaatttcaagatttgcttctaaacttctaagccttataacatccccaaaaaataaaatatcattcccaaaacaattcaaacatgaagtagacatatggggaatgtaaagtcatcacaattttttggggtattactatgtattacagaagtagagaaactgaaactttgaaatttgctaatttttttcaaattcttggtaaattaggtatttttttgtgcaaaaaaaataatttttttgacttcattttaccagtgtcatgaagtacaatatgtgacgaaaaaacaatctcagaatggcctggataagtcaaagcgttttaaagttatgagcacttaaagtgacactggtcagatttgcaaaaaatggcctggtccttaaggtgaaaatgagcccggtccttaaggggttaaagcccaAAATAACCCAGACCTGACCCATCTGGTCCAGGAAGATAGACTATGACTCTTTTACATGTAGACAGTCAGCACCGAGGAGGGGGGGAATGACTATCTAGTATTAAATAAATAGATGTTTGGGACGGGAAGAGTCGGATCTTGTTGCTGAGATGAATCTAATGATCCGACTCACTAACTACAGCTGGAATTCCCATCACTGACTCTGCAGACTAGGAGATCTCAAAGCctcaccccctccaacatacagtcccatgtaaaaacatATGTTCAACACCCTTCAACAACAAtcccatgcaaaaaaaaaaaacatacttgctGCCCCTCCACAACATACAGTGTCATATAAAAACATCCCTGCAGCCCtctccgacatacagtcccatgtacaaaaAACATCCATGCAGCCCCCCCTCGAACATACAGTGTCATATAAAAACATCCCTGCAGCCCTCTCCGacgtacagtcccatgtaaaaacatctctgcagccccctccaacatacagtcctatgtaaaaacatcCCTGCCACCCCCTCCGTCATATAGTCCCATGTGCAAACCTTCAGTCTCTTGTCTTCACCTGAATACAAAGAAAAAGCACAGTCCTGTAATGGTCCTGCATATgtcattgatcacatgactgttacatcatcaaaggtcctacagcCACTAACATTTACAGCAATCACATtcaactgatcacatgactgtgacatcatcaaaggtcctacagcCACTATTATTTACAGCAATCACATtcaactgatcacatgactgtgacatcatcaaaggtcctacagcCACTAAAATGCAatttaataaagctttattggcacGTCTAAGTAAAacatttagcattgccaaagcaaaatAAATAATAGGTATTGTGGATGGGGGGTTTGCTGTGGGAATTAAAGGGGGTGGATGTTGGGTTAAAGGGGCAGTAATAGTCCAtggtgtctcatcttcctctcAGTTGGTGACAGGTAGAGATTTATTGGGCAGCGATCTTCCAtgtaactgatcacatgactgtgacataatCAAAGGTCCTACAGCCACTAACATTTACATCCCTCCCAtgtaactgatcacatgactgtgacatcatcaaaggtcctgtagccAAAAACATTTACAGCCCTCCCAtgtaactgatcacatgactgtgacatcatcaaaagTCCTGTAGCCAATAACATTTACAGCCCTCCCATGTAACTTATCCCATGACTGTGACATGATCAAAGATCCTACAGCCACTAACATTTATATCTCCCCAtgtaactgatcacatgactgtgacatcatcaaaggtcctacagcCACCAACATTTATATCTCTCCCAtgtaactgatcacatgactgtgacatcatcaaaggtcctacagcCACCAACATTTATATCTCTCCCAtgtaactgatcacatgactgtgacatcatcaaaggtcctacagcCACTAACATTTACATTCCTCCCAtgtaactgatcacatgactgtgacatcatcaaaggtcctacagcCACTAACATTTACATCCCTCCAtgtaactgatcacatgactgtgacatcatcaaaggtcctacagcCACTAACATTTACATCCCTCCCAtgtaactgatcacatgactgtgacatccttTAAGGTCCTACAGCTGAGCTTAGAGTAAGGTTGTCAGAAAGAGGTCCTCCTTCTGGAGTCCATAATCTAGTCTGATTATTCCTCTGTCTGAGAATGCTACCTGCTCACATAATCTTAGGTTTTGAAATTTTGTTACTTCGAGCCCGAAGACGTGCCAGGGAAAGACGCAGGCGTCAATTTCGGGTTCACCAAATGAGTTTAACGCGAATGCGCAGTGGAGGACCTTCAGAGCTATACCATAAGCTCCGATCACATCCCAACAAGTTCCTCGACTACCTGCGTATGTCTCTAGAAAGTTTTGATTACCTAGTACAACGTATCGAAGCGACAATACAGAGACAAGATTCTTATTACAGAAGATTCATTCCTCCCCCTGAGGGTCTCATGGTGACTCTAAGGTATGAACAAcattgaaaacaaaaatatagTGATTTGTGTTTATTGGactattataataattttttttaatattttttttattcagatttCTGGTGACTGGAGAAAGTTTTTCATCCCTTCATTCTCAATTTGGGATGGGAATACCTATTGTATCCTCCATAATCACAGAAACTTGCCAGGCCTTGTGGGATTCCTTATGTGAAGACTTCATCCCACTTCCCACAACACAGCAGTGGCTGCAGATCGCAGAAAAATTTTGGGATGTCTGCCAGTTTCCCAATTGTGCGGGTGCTTTGAACGGCAAACGCATTCGGATTCTAAAACGGTCGGGCTCTGAATCTGAGTGTGTTTCTTATAAAGAGTATTTTTCGGTTGTTGTCATGGCCGTTGTAGATGCCCAATATCGTTTCCTTGCAGTGGACGTTGGTGCATGTGGGAGAACCAATGACTCGTGGTTGTTAGAGGATCTTTTAAACGATAGCTTTGGCTTGCCAGCACCAAGACCGCTCCCAGGTACCGAAGGACCGCCAATGCCCTTCGTTGTTGTTGGAGACAAGGACTTCCAGATGTGTCCTAACATGATAAAACCCTACTCTAATCGAGGACTTAACTTCAGTAAAAGAATCTTCAACCACAGATTGACAAGGGCACGGAGAATTGCAGAGTCTACTTTCGAAATACTGTTTAGAAAATGGGGAATTTTGAGTACACCTAGGCAGCTAAAGCGAGACACAGTCGACGATATTGTGCAGGCCTGTGTGGTGTTACACAATTTTCTGATCATGAAAAAACCTCTACAGGATGACCTACAGTCTGATGATTGTGGTTTGCAGAGTTCCCAAAATTGGGATCCAAGGTCGACCATTGCTGGTAACTCCATGAGGCACAACTTTGCAGAATATTTTATTTCTAAAGCCGGCTGGGTGGACTGGCAGGACGGAATAGTGTGAAACAGCCATACACAGCGTATTCATATAGCGCCAGGATATTCAGCAGCACTTTACAATCAGGGGGGTTCATGTATAGACTCGTaaaataaggctagtttcacactagtggcaggggagtccggcgggtgaacagcctgtcggatctagtcctgccactagttcacgtgtgcccccggactgccgctccgtccctactgactataatgggggcggagttccggcggcagcgcacggcgagaggcagccagacTAAAACTACGAcacgcagtacttttagtccggctgcctctcaacGCGcgttgccgccggaactccgcccccgcccccattatagtcagtagggacggagcggcagtccgggggcacatgtgaactagtggcaggactagatccgacaggctgttcacccgccggacctAACATAGTAACAAACACGAGAAATAAAGGCTCTGCTCATAagaacttacaatctatgaggagacgggtGACCTAGAAGGCGACAAGcgctgcttgttttgtacaacatAAAGACTAAATAGCTAAACGCTATCTAAAATCTTAGGCAGGTTATAATGCTACTACTGAAAAAATGTGCGGTCTATCTTCAGAGAGAGAGAGCACGGTTGGGGTTTGGGATGGTGGTGGGGGGGTCACGAGAGTTTTCATTATCGCTGATGTGGTTTGTGTGGTAATTTACTTTGTActatatgtaaaaataataaaaatatgttaAGTGTTATGTGGCCTGGTATATTAAAACAAAGGGGTTctgcaacttttttatttttattttttctgaggatctatcctctgaataggtcatcggtacctgataggtgagggtccaacacccagaaaccccaccgatcagctgtttggggctcattcacacgatggTATGGACGCTGTTCCCCTGTTgcagaccgcaaatagcggtccgcaatgcacaggcaccggctGCGTGAATTCCGTATTGCAGTGTGGATCCATTGATTTGAATAGATTCgtgatccgcaagatacggcaaaagGTAAGACATGTCTtctcttttgcggtgcggaggcacggacctgAATGCCCATGGAAGCGCTCAGCtagttgagaaggcaccggcgctggcagtagcacggcggccttctcactgttcacctcaggtccggtgacgtcacgactagtatgacTGGCATGGGCGCGGCTAAGCCCCATTGAAACGAACggcgcttagccgcgcccaggccagttatactagtcgtgacatcactaggACTGGGGTAAACAGCGActggctactgccagcgccggtgccttctcaaccaGCTGAGCGCTTCCATGGGCATTcaggtccgtgcctccgcaccgcaaaagagaACACATGTCTTACTTtttgccgtatcttgcggatcagggacccattcaaatcaatgggtccacaccgCAATACGGAATTCATGCagccagtgcccgtgcattgcggaccgctatttgcagtcTGCAACAGGGGAACATTGTCCATaccgttgtgtgaatgagccctaaaagtaAGGCCTGGTCCACATCATGTTTTTGGTCATACTTTTAATGTATACACAGATTTTTTTAGAACCgataccgataacctgtgaactttcaggcctatAGCTGAtaacttataccgatattctgtgcattttcatttttgaaaaaaaaatatatattattttctgttacggcgttcaccacatagaattttttttattttaatagtttggacgtggcaatatgtgatatatttatttattgttttatatattttatatgtaaaattgggaaagggggtgatttatactcaatatatattttttttacttttattttctttttactttttatttaataactatttcccccgttaggggctagaacctgggatctcttcatcccttgtcctattcaccctgatggagctctatcagggtgactaggacttcacactcccccttctgccctgtgcatagtgcacacagcagcagggagcttaccatggcagtcgGGGCttgagtagcgtcctggctgccatggtaatcgatcGGGGCCccgggattacacagctggggctccgatcagaagctgccactgccaccaattattttaatactggggggtggggggaagggcgcactgcgccaccaatgataattaatgtttaatacaggaggcgggtgtgtcGGCGGCAGAATCGcacagccggcaccctgcctctgacagggagctgcgatcagcggcagcagttaacccctagggtgccgcacctgaggggttaactgccactgatcgcagCTTCCTTTCATAGAGGCTGGGcgacggctatgtgattctgcacccagcctcctgtatttgtattaaatgtTAAATAGGACCTTTTCATGGGTCCAAATATAATAAACTAAGTAGCAGAACatgtaggggttaatgcagggatgtccctgcacttactattatttctgtccGTTGCGCCGCTGTGGCCCCTGTTACCTTCTCCCGCGCAGTATGCTAATCACTAGCattggaacaccagggaggaaacatcagcttctctccctgggcgttccttctccctggctgtagcgctgtccaatcgcagcgcagaacgtcacagccaggaagaaggaacgcccagggagaaaagctgatgtttcctccctggtgttccaatGCTAGTGATTAGCATACTGCACGGGAGaaggtaacgggggccacagcggcgcaACGGAGCAGCggacagaaataatagtaagtgcagggacatccctgcattaacccctacatGTTGTGCTACTTAGTTTattatgtttggacccatgaaaggtcctctcattggtggcgcagtgcgccagcccctcctcctcccgtctctcctcattggtaGCGTGGCACAGGTGgaagggagagagtgactccttctctccagtgctgctgagggaacatggtgaTAGCGCGCTGGACGCGGCatgtcggcaaggttagatgccgataccgataactttgaaactCGTGAATATCGGTAACTccaataatcggtcgatccctagtatacACAGTAAGTATATATTAACGGACGCCTCAGACAGACGCCATGCTGTGGCGtctgtcaccatagagttccattgttaaAAAACAAgttaatgaatatatatatatacagtacaaaccaaaagtttggacacaccttctcattcaaagagttttctttattttcatgactatgaaaattgtagattcacactgaaggcatcaaaactatgaattaacacatgtgtgaaacaactgaaaatatgtcatattctaggttcttcaaagtagccaccttttgctttgattactgctttgcacactcttggcattctcttgatgagcttcaagatgtagtcccctgaaatggtttcacttcacaggtgtgccctgtcaggtttaataagtgggatttcttgccttataaatggggttgggaccatcagttgcgttgaggagaagtcaggtggatacacagctgatagtcctactgaatagactgttagaatttgtattatggcaagaaaaaagcagctaagtgaagaaaaactagtggccatcattactttaagaaatgaaggtcagtcagtcagccggaaaattgggaagactttgaaagtaagggctatttgaccatgaaggagagtgatggggtgctgcgccagatgacctggcctccacagtcaccggacctgaacccaatcgagatggtttggggtgagctggaccgcagagtgaaggcaaaagggccaacaagtgctaagcatctctgggaactccttcaagactgttggaagaccatttcaggggactacctcttgaagctcatcaagagaa
The sequence above is a segment of the Bufo bufo chromosome 4, aBufBuf1.1, whole genome shotgun sequence genome. Coding sequences within it:
- the LOC120999720 gene encoding uncharacterized protein LOC120999720, which produces MVTLRFLVTGESFSSLHSQFGMGIPIVSSIITETCQALWDSLCEDFIPLPTTQQWLQIAEKFWDVCQFPNCAGALNGKRIRILKRSGSESECVSYKEYFSVVVMAVVDAQYRFLAVDVGACGRTNDSWLLEDLLNDSFGLPAPRPLPGTEGPPMPFVVVGDKDFQMCPNMIKPYSNRGLNFSKRIFNHRLTRARRIAESTFEILFRKWGILSTPRQLKRDTVDDIVQACVVLHNFLIMKKPLQDDLQSDDCGLQSSQNWDPRSTIAGNSMRHNFAEYFISKAGWVDWQDGIV